The DNA window tatatatatatatatatatatatatatatatatatatatatatatacgcttATATGTCCGACATAACATTGTACCATTTATTACACTTATGTAATTacaattacaaaatattgcATGACTAcgtttttcattaaaaaagatCATGTACGAGACAAATACAATTATTGCATGaaaactttttaattaaaaaaagtatacttctaataaaaaaaaaaaagtattcgaatttttgttcattataaatttactatattttatttggtAGACTACTTGtgtctttattattattattttttttttttctgcattaaaaacaaaaactgCATTAGGGttacgtacgtatgtatgtacatatatataagtgggtgcgtacataataaaaactaCCTAACATACGTATTTaccaaaattttaaaataaaatgcatcCAAAATGTattgtaaattattaaatagaagattaattacaatttaaaaatatatatatatgtacacatatatataggtatgcacatatatatgtacacatatatataggtatgcacatatttaggtacacatatatataggtatgcacatatttaggtacacatataaatatgtatttgtatatgatGTGTTCACGTTAGGACCCCTTAAATACACAATTCTGCAAGGGCCACtcgaaaaaataaactacTCACTTGACTCCCACTTCCAAACTCTTGCATTACCATCtgaaaaggggaaaaaaaaagaaaagagcaTAAATGGGTAAAAATAGGATGaacacatacaaatatatataaatatatatatatatatgcatgtatatacgtacgcGCGATGGCATGATATGCCATCGCACACACACTGATCTCTAttcatttttctattatttcaTTGTGCACTACtacatagatatatacatCTTTTCACATAACTGCGTACAGCCCTATGAACTTGCAGTTCTTTAAAACTTACTGTTCGAAAAAATGACTATGAAATATGGCCCTGACAGAGCGAGTATAAAATCTGgatcattaatattaaactTGAGCATCATGTTATCTCTGTCCTTTAAATACCCATATGGATTGAATTCAGGtaaagaaaaagtatataaagcTTTGGTAGAtccatatattaatattggCAAATTTCGTTCATTTTTCAAACCTGCCATACAATAAATAGGCAAAGTATTCATTTCAAAATGTGCTTCGCCTGTTAAACCAAATGCTACAATTTTACCATCACTCATTGCTGTTATAACATTAGCTTCATACTGTATAACTGACACAACGCTTCCATATTTACACTTAAGATTATTTACGATTTCAAGATTTAgcaaattaataatagttataCCATCACCACAAACCCAAAGAGTCCTACTGTATTTCGACACTTcagaattaaaattttcattactAGGATTATTGCCATTATGTGCACTACTGGTATTATTTGCACTATTTGGATTATACGTATTATTTGTACTACTGCGATTGTTTGTATTACTCAGACATTTTCCTGATATTATTTCTATCATTTTGTAAATTCTCGTTCTTGTTTCaatcttttttattgtaacAAAACTTAAGTAACTCTCTTGATACTTCCAAAATTTTACTTCCCCATTAATACATGATGATATGATAATTCCGTCAATACATACAATACTATATATGGCATCTGAATGCGCAAAAAGAGTAGACGAATCCGAGGAAGGCAAgtgcataatttttattaatccaTTGTCTAAACCAGCGAATATACATTCTTCAGCATATAATAAGGATAAgactctttttttattttttcttccactgttctttttattttgttttaatttattgtcAACATATGATTCTTCTTCTTCTGTTAACTCAaactctattttttttaaatgttttatgtCTAGTTCTTTAGATCCTTCTCCAGGTACAAACAGCCATACATTAATTGTATATGGAGATACAGAcgtaaacaaatatatttcattattcgGCCCATGAACTATTATAGCACAATCTATGTATGAtctttgtaaataaaatgagtCAACtagttttaaattatgtaaatttctgaaaaaaattggccatttacaaaattcaaaaaaaattaatatatatatattcataacaAAAACGTTGGCACACAGAGGGGGAAAGATGGACTGTGAGATGGATATAAAAAGATTAGGAACTAGAGGGGAAAAATcgttccatatatatatatatataataatcttTCCGTACAACAATTGTAcgacatttttttttttttttttttctctttcttttcACTAGTCTTCTACGGGAGCGCAATCAGTGAGCAAAATAATACACAGAAAAATAAGCAGATAAATGGACAAATACATGAACAACAAAATAGACggaaaaattaatagaaaaacaaatataacagatataaaaaaaaaaaaaaaaagggggggggaaaaggaaaaggatgCACTCTGACCACCCAAAAGAATAAATCCGTAGAAAAaccatttttcttaaaaaaaccTTAGCAATCATTAGTGCTTCTTCTTAGCAATACGCCCATCACAtcaatgtatataaatatatatatatgcatattactAATGTAACAGAagtatggaaaaaaaaaaaaaaataaaataaaggcctaacaaaatatattttccaaGAATTAAAACTAAACCAAACAAATGTAGGTCTTACGCCcataaaatgtaaacatCTATTTAtacagtataatatatatatatatcctatatacatatttcatacatatgtgcttcaataaaaatacatcCCGGCAAACTGGCGTAACTATCGTTATCAATTCTTTATCCCTACTTGTAACCTTCTTCTATCTATTCTATTCTATTCTATTCATTTCCTCtgtttcgtttttttttttttttttttttttctattttccttattttttccctttttttctcatttttacttatttcgTTTCATTTCGTTTAGTTTcttatttccct is part of the Plasmodium malariae genome assembly, chromosome: 14 genome and encodes:
- the PmUG01_14032100 gene encoding zinc finger (CCCH type) protein, putative — protein: MRGSYVRDGYRSQYRYANGSDGNNKMQNSYNRRNIYLKKEAQKEKGITFCPHYTLRGSCRYLNDCKNLHNLKLVDSFYLQRSYIDCAIIVHGPNNEIYLFTSVSPYTINVWLFVPGEGSKELDIKHLKKIEFELTEEEESYVDNKLKQNKKNSGRKNKKRVLSLLYAEECIFAGLDNGLIKIMHLPSSDSSTLFAHSDAIYSIVCIDGIIISSCINGEVKFWKYQESYLSFVTIKKIETRTRIYKMIEIISGKCLSNTNNRSSTNNTYNPNSANNTSSAHNGNNPSNENFNSEVSKYSRTLWVCGDGITIINLLNLEIVNNLKCKYGSVVSVIQYEANVITAMSDGKIVAFGLTGEAHFEMNTLPIYCMAGLKNERNLPILIYGSTKALYTFSLPEFNPYGYLKDRDNMMLKFNINDPDFILALSGPYFIVIFSNNGNARVWKWESSE